The Geotrypetes seraphini chromosome 2, aGeoSer1.1, whole genome shotgun sequence genome contains the following window.
CAGAAAGTTTAAGgtgcctcaatgaatatgcatgagatctatttgcatgcactgctttcaatgcatattcattaggggaatcctgaacacccgactggattccggccctcgaggaccggagttgcctatgcTGTCTCATAAGGCTTCCATAACCACTAAAGCTGTCTTTTTTATTTCAACTCCTTTTCTGGAAGATTTAGCCACTatttaaatttaggcacagacaCTTGCACCATCTTTTCGTTGGCACAGTTCCCAGGTGCAGCTGCTATCTtataaaccagggctgcccaagtccggtcctcgagatgtactggcaggccaggttttcaggatatccacaatgaatatgcatgagagagatttgcctgcactgccttcttggtatgcaaatctctctctcatgcatattcattgtggatatcctgaaaacctagcctgccagtagatctcgaggactggacttgggcagccctgttataaaccatgcctaactttcaaCACCAATTTTCTAGGTGctatatatatagaatttagccctcAGTAAGTGTAAATGATTTTTCTCTCTTGTGGATTCTCTGGTGATATTGTAGACTTGAAAGACTAGTGAAGTtgttattacactcagtacatgtaaatggtttgtaccctgtgtggatcacttggtgTCTTTTAAGAgatgaaagccgagtgaagcttttattacattcagtacatgtaaatggtttgtaccctgtgtggatcatttggtgcTTTGTTAGACTTGAAACCCGAGTGAATCTTTTActacattctgaacaggtatatggtttctctcccgtGTGGATCCTCTGATGATATTGTAGATGAGAAAGctgaatgaagcttttattacactcagtacatttaAATGCTTTGTACCCTGTATGTATCATTTGGTGATTTTTTAAacttgaaagccgagtgaagcttttattacactcggtacatgtatatggtttgtctatcgtgtggatcctctggtgaatttttagatctgaaagccgagtaaagcttttattacactcagtacatgtatatggtttgtctccCATGTGGATCCCCTGGTGATATTTTAaatgtgaaagctgagtgaacattttattacactcggtacatttatatggtttgtcttccatgtggatcctctggtgatgttttagatctgaaagctgagtgaagcttttattattaCACttggtacatgtaaatggtttgtctccaaTGTGGATCCTTTGATGAACTTTTAGCTCCGAAAACAAaatgaaacttttattacactcagtacatgtaaatggtttgtaccctgtgtggatcattttgtgtctttttagatgtgaaacctgaatgaagcttttattacattcagtacatacaaatggtttgtaccctgtgtggatcacttggtgtctttttagatctgatagccgagtgaagcttttattacactcagtacatgtaaatggtttgtctcctgtgtggatcctctggtgaaatTTTAGTTCTGAaatctgagtgaagcttttattacactcagtacatgtaaatggtttgtaccctgtgtgaatCATTTGGTGCCTTTTAAGAGCTGaaagttgagtgaagcttttattacactcagcacatgtaaatggtttgtaccctgtgtggatcatttggtgcTTTGTTAGACTTGAAACCCGAGTGAATCTTTTActacattctgaacaggtatatggtttctctcccgtGTGGATTCTCTGGTGATATTGTAGATATGCACGCTGAGtaaaacttttattacactcagtacatataaATGGTTTGTATCCTATGtgaatcattttgtgactttttagatttgaaagctgagtgaagcttttattacactcagtacatgtaaatggtttggcTCCTGTGTGAATCTTCTGGTgtgtttttagatttgaaagctgagtgaagcttttattacactcagtacatgtaaatggtttggcTCCCGTGTGGATCACTTTGTATCTTTTTAGACCTGtcagccgagtgaagcttttattacactcagtacatagaAATGCTTTGTCTCCTGTGTGAATCTTCTGGTGTGTTTTTAGAGTTGAAAGCTGAGTGAGGCTTTGATTACACTCAGTGGTTGTAACTGGTATCTCATTTTTATGATTGTTTTTGTGCATTTGGAGTTCTGAAAACAAGGGGAAGCTCTTTTTACATTTAGGACAAATAAAGTTGAAGCTCCTTTTATATGCATTACAAATAAATTCTTTATGGTGGGTATTTCTTTTCCTCTTGCCATGGTGCACTTCAGAAGTCACTTTATCACTATTATTAATTTGGAAGGGAATCTCTGCTAGGTGTCCATCCCTTGAGTCTCTTGTGGAGTCTCTCTGATCCTTTGATTCCTGCTTACAATTCTTTGTGTTAATCCTCTCAGTTCCTTGGGAAATATTCTCACAGACGTTTCCTGATTGTCTTTGGACTTGTTCTATTTCTACAGAATCTTCTCGTtgcttcttttctctcttcctttcttggcTGATCTGATGATCTGTTGGATATAAACAGAAGGTATGAATCATGTGGCAGAAGACAGTGGTGGTTCTAAGATATTACCTGTGTATAATAAGAAGGAATGGTTATCTTACAATGGGATTCTCTCCGTGTGGCTTAAAAATTGGTCTGCTTCCTAATAGCAAACCATGTGTTGAAGTGGTTTTCTGCAGGTTTCTGAAATGACAAGATGTTCCTTGGAAATGGCAAAACTACCCAAAATCCTTTTTCTGCCCAATTTTGGTTTTGACCGTGgtttcagttttggccaaaactgaCTATGCATTTTCAGTGGAAGCCAAACTTTGTGGTTTGTCCTGCTCCATCCCTCCCACTCCCCTACGAAAAGGAGTTTctgctccccccacccacctgTAGATGCCCCccttgggcctattttacaatTCCTGGTGGGCTAGGGGTGTAGTGAAGAcacgatgtaaaagcatgtacctttgtatccaccaatcattagacatgtattcgagggagttactatgatgtcattagcatacaagcataataaaagggactcggagctagccacTGGCAACGCCTCCTTCCCGACTCGTATcctgtgtgtgtgtttgctgtgtCCCATCCCTACATGTCATTTTGGAGTCAAACAGTGCACGGAGttgggagagagtgagagctTTTTGGAAATTTTTCCCTGATCCAGCCACTTGTTGgcaaaacaagagccttgttggaaaGTAGAACTGCTTATCTTCACTACAACGCTGTGCATCTGATGAGGACGCTTTAGCAGAAAGATCGGCATGCTGGGTCAGAGCACAACCCTTTGGAGATTGACATCATAATGTGAAGATAAGTTCAACAttgtttcttgttctttttccctattttcctgtgcacagtggtgggagtATATCCCATTTTGAAAATTGCATTTTGATAgctgtggagttttttgcctatgatacctATGTTGAACGGCTGGAAATCCAGTGGCTAAATATTAAAtgattgaggctttttctccaccttaaataaatgttttttttcagtGGGTGTCACCATCACTTGTCTAAtaacattttttcatattttgtggTTAAAtcttgttattatttattttttcttgaaagacatttaaatacctatatgatgtaaatgtgcatgagttgagtctctttcatttgaaaggaagctctggaatgagagggcataggatgaagctaagaggtgataggctccagagtaatctgggataggcacatgggatctcttagagaaaggaagagataatggttactgtgggtgggcagactggatgggccttttggtctttatctgccatcatgtcctTTCCTGGTTTCATTAACGTGACTCTCCGCCAACTGCCAAGAAGGCGGCAAAACAGAATTATCATCtaaaccactgttcttcaaccactggtccgcgGTGCAATCGATGCCTTCggaccggctccctcttcctcactgacactgcacaaagccacgggcagggGCTCCTACGCATATCCTGcatctgaaccggaagccttctctctgacatcagaacttcagagggaaggcttccatatGAGGCGCGGGACGTGTGAGGAGCTGctacccgcagctttgtgcactgtgtcagtgagaaagagggagccagcccgaagataacacctgggatggcataaaaaggccaggtgggagcaggccagaagaaaaggcacagcatggagggagggagacaacaaaggtacagtagggggaattattttattttttaatttagtgattgaattgtgtcaattttgagaatttacatctgtttaggaatttacactgttcaggaagaaatgcatttgtttctttttctctggggttgtactgcatgcagagtgcagactcttgaatcttagggtttcgtttgtatatattattacttttagtttttggtcccgtatttgcttaggggttatctgtgttctggtaggaatgaatgttgagaagcattcagtgtgttttgtgtagtttaattttgtggttaaccattatgtgttgttaataagattatattgtgtgtatatatgaaaaatgaatggaaaaaatggtgttacaattagtactattatgtgggtggagattgggtagagatgggcggggtctggcccatgacctagcccagtgttcttcaatcgccggtccacaaaataattcttttatttatgccagtctataggtgtaaaaaggttgaagaacactgatctaaactgTTAAGGAGATCCGCCAACTGTTTAAGATACGCAGATACAGCTAAATCGCTATGATCCAATTCCAACTTATATATCTGGGAGAGGAGATCAGCCCTCTGTTGTTCCCGACTTTTATATATGTGAGACCCCAGAGCTATAAGTTTTGCCCCGCATAATTGCCTGGGCATTGAGCTCAAAATAATCACGAAACTCCTATCCCAATTGCTGCACTTTCTTAGGGTCTAAGAGAAGGCTGTTATCTAGACGCCAATACCTCTGCCATAATAGACGTAAAGAGAAACTAATAGGAGGTGGTCAGTCCATATTCTAAGCGCAATGACAGACTTCCGCACAACAAAGAGAACGTCTTTCACATGCATTCTTGAATAGGTAGCATGGACTTCTGAGTAAAAACATGTAATCCTTATCAAAAGAATGCTGAAGTCTCCAAATGTCAACTAGATCCCAAGCTTCCTTAAATCTGAAAAGTTGTTTCCTATCCACCTTACCATAAGTCACAGAGCGAAAGGAATTATTCTGCTCCATTTCATTCCCCTCCCACAATCAACTTCCCTTCTGCCTTAGCTCTCAAGAGTAAGCTAAGTCTCTGAAAAAAGCATCCTGTTCAACACTGGGGGTGTAAACATTCAAGAAAGTAAATAATTGTCCTCCCAACAACACCTTCAAAAGAAGGTAGCGTCCTTCCTTATTTTGTACTACATCTTTCATTATAGGAGAGAGATGACCGGCAAAAAATATAGCCACTCCATTTGTTTTGGACTCAGTTTTGTTGGAAGTGAAGTAAATATCGGGATACTTCCTACGAGAAAGATATTTTTCACAATGGGGCAATAAATGTGTTTCCTGTACAAAGCCTATCAACACCTTTAACCGCTCTGCCTCCTTAAAGAGAAATTGTCATTTTCTGGGGGAATTCAAGCCTCGTGCATTTATGGAGACACAACTCTGAAAAAAGGAAGGCATCAGTTAGACAGAGATAAGCTCAATCCTTCACAAATAACATCTCCCAAGAAACATCCACCCTATAGCATCCTTTACCATACACTCAAAGGACCACCCAATCCAAACAGACATGTCCCCAATCCATACCCACGCAAAATATACCTGTTCACACCCCCCAAACATCCTCTCCCCCCAAACATCCTCTCCCCCCAATCTTCCCACCATGCAAACCAGGGCCACTAACGAAATGGGCCAAACTTCAGGTAACATTTTTCACACACAAACCTGTATAATGCAAATGTCAACTCAGCATAAGTCCCACAAGCTGGTCAGCCTAACAATAAAAAGTTTCTAGCTTCCCTTATGTGAAGTTAGTCAGGGCGAATGGAACCCTCTGATTAATCCaatgggctctctcctgttgATCCTGGTGTCGCTGCAAACAACGTTTATGGTCCATTCAATGCCAACGCTGGGTGGCCAAGGCACGAGCTGCTGGGGTGGAGGAGCCTTTACATTGCTTCACCTTGTCTGCAGTCCAAAGTTTAGTGCATGTAAGAATTTGTTGTGCCTCTTTTGCTGATGAGACCCGATGCAACTTGTTGTCCACCACAAAGGAAAGCCCAAAAGGCTAATGCCACATATAACTGAGTGATATCCTAGCACTACCTCCAGCGGCACAAAGTTATGGATGAAATATCAGCAAACAATTCAACTTTAGCACCTTCAATAGGCAGTTGCCCAACCTTCCGGGCTGCTTGGAGAATTTTCTCCTTGAATGGGAAACATAAAAAGCAAGCAATAATATTGCGGGGTATACCAGGCTGCAGGGAACCCTCTCAAagtcaattcagcctccaggtctgCTGCTTGAAGAAACTAATAGCACACTGTTTGCATCAACAAAGCCACATCTTGTTCAGAGGTATTTTCTGGCACCCCCTCTCACTTGTATGTTGTTTCTCCATGCTCTGTTTTCCCCATTCTCTATTTTGAGCAGCAAGTCTTCACAGGTAAGTTCTAATTGGTAGCATCACTTTTGCAAACCCACAATCTCCTGGTCATAAGTAGTaaccttttcttcaaaatcattgAGTCTCTGACCTATGTCATCCATGCTGTGATGCAACCTGCCTATTGGCTTTGAGCTCACATTTCATCTTTGATAAGGAGAACTACAAGTCCAGCATCCGGTGATTATGATCGTCTTTGCTGGCTAAGGCATGCTCAGATCCCAAACTCGGGCCCCGCTTCTGTTCTGTATCGGAATGATCCGGCACGTCTTCATCATTCGGCTCTGCTGCCATCTTGCCTGCCTCGAGATCCAGCACACCACCAGCTCTAAATTTACCCGCCATTGAAGGAGAGAAGTCACAAAGTGTTCACACACAAACATGCAATGTAGAACTGGAGAAGTTGCCTGTGACATCAAATGAGCACAGGTCAAAGCGGAGCACAGCAATTACACGATCATGCTATATGGTGACGTCACCTGAAGTTCCATTTCAACAAATTTGGATGCTGATATGGGACAAACGTCCACATAGAGCCTGCAGCTATTTGTTAAATTTGTGACTGAGCACTgatggggggagttggggggaagGATGATGGTCTTCTTTTAATTTTCTGTACTAGTAGTAGGGATCACCATGAAGGAATAATGCGGGTCACCTGGTTTTGTCGGTTGGTTGGTAAAGGGAAAATAGCATCACTTGTAGAATACACAGTTTGTAGCCTTTAATGTGGGTTTTGTGGGAGGGGTTTGCagcatgtaatgtaatatgtgatTTATGGATTGAAAAATATAATAGTCAAAAGATATTTTCACATAAaacagatctttgccccatataTAAAGACCTGAATATCTCTCACACACTCCGATAAAGATGAGTCAGATTTGGAAATTAAGGTTACAACTCCCCCCTTCATCTCAGCAGTTTCACCCCGTCCCTCTTACACTCACCTGAGCAGCTGCTTCTCCCAGGttctctttcctctgatcctggcTCTTCCCTGATGTACGGCTCTTCCCCCCGTTCAATGTGGGATATAATATCAGGAGTGACGCGAGGAAGGCCTGTTCCTGGGGAAAGAAAACTGCATTAAGTCTCCCAAAAGTATATATTGTTGGATTCCCTCAAATTCAAGACTTaacacaaaatagtacctggcggggccgcatgtggcccctgggtcgcgagtttgagaccactgctctaaaacgtTGCTACTGCGTCTTCAACTAGTTCAAAGTGCAGTTCAAAGATACGgactatggaaatcagaacaTCTTCAACCCTACtctatgtaacatagtagatgacagcagataaagactcaaatgatccatccagtctgcccaacctgattcagtttaaattttttcttcttagctatttctgggcaagaatccaaagctctacccggtactgtgcttgggttccaactgccgaaatctccatcaaaacctactccagcccatctacactctcccagccattgaagccctccccagcccatcaacccccaaatggccatatatagacacagaccatgcaagtctgcccagtaactggcctagttcaatatttaatattattttctgattctaaatcttctgtgttcatcccacgcttctttgaactcagtcacagttttactctccaccacctctctcgggagcgcattccaggcatccactaccctctctgtaaagtagaatttcctaacattgcacttgaatctaccaccctcaacctcaaattatgtcctctggttttaccattttcctttctctggaaaagattttgttctacgttaatacccttcatgtatttgaacgtctgaatcatgaaactacactggctgcccataacctCAAGGATCAGGTTTAAATTAGAAATCACTGGACTGAATCtgaaaggcggaatagaaaacctgattaacataacattatCTGTGAATATGGATAAAGTTGGGTCTGAAAGTATTTCCACTATTTGCGTAGTTTAAACCCCATCGTGACATGACATCGTCCTTTAATATATGTAACAAGTTTAAAACTGTCGTATTTAAGCCTCCAGCAAGGTCGATTTCCGAGGCaatgattttgcgaatgtttttcttgcaaaacactcgcaaaccgatgcactcgtaaaccgaggtaccactgtacagtgTTGTCCCGCGAATTGTGGACTCGCTCtttcgcggtctgctctgaccgcctcttcctgtagtaaagtagggctacaccaatcaggagctgcgcaTCAAAGCGTGTCAAATAAATGTGATCAACTGAATGTGACAGTGCTTCTACATGATATCATTTTTCAGCATTAATATATT
Protein-coding sequences here:
- the LOC117354593 gene encoding oocyte zinc finger protein XlCOF6-like isoform X1 gives rise to the protein MPAGASGRMQVTFKDITVSFSQEEWEYLDEGQKELYREVMKENYRTLISLGTGLPRVTPDIISHIERGEEPYIREEPGSEEREPGRSSCSDHQISQERKREKKQREDSVEIEQVQRQSGNVCENISQGTERINTKNCKQESKDQRDSTRDSRDGHLAEIPFQINNSDKVTSEVHHGKRKRNTHHKEFICNAYKRSFNFICPKCKKSFPLFSELQMHKNNHKNEIPVTTTECNQSLTQLSTLKTHQKIHTGDKAFLCTECNKSFTRLTGLKRYKVIHTGAKPFTCTECNKSFTQLSNLKTHQKIHTGAKPFTCTECNKSFTQLSNLKSHKMIHIGYKPFICTECNKSFTQRAYLQYHQRIHTGEKPYTCSECSKRFTRVSSLTKHQMIHTGYKPFTCAECNKSFTQLSALKRHQMIHTGYKPFTCTECNKSFTQISELKFHQRIHTGDKPFTCTECNKSFTRLSDLKRHQVIHTGYKPFVCTECNKSFIQVSHLKRHKMIHTGYKPFTCTECNKSFILFSELKVHQRIHIGDKPFTCTKCNNKSFTQLSDLKHHQRIHMEDKPYKCTECNKMFTQLSHLKYHQGIHMGDKPYTCTECNKSFTRLSDLKIHQRIHTIDKPYTCTECNKSFTRLSSLKNHQMIHTGYKAFKCTECNKSFIQLSHLQYHQRIHTGEKPYTCSECSKRFTRVSSLTKHQMIHTGYKPFTCTECNKSFTRLSSLKRHQVIHTGYKPFTCTECNNNFTSLSSLQYHQRIHKREKSFTLTEG
- the LOC117354593 gene encoding oocyte zinc finger protein XlCOF6-like isoform X2; protein product: MPAGASGRMQVTFKDITVSFSQEEWEYLDEGQKELYREVMKENYRTLISLDHQISQERKREKKQREDSVEIEQVQRQSGNVCENISQGTERINTKNCKQESKDQRDSTRDSRDGHLAEIPFQINNSDKVTSEVHHGKRKRNTHHKEFICNAYKRSFNFICPKCKKSFPLFSELQMHKNNHKNEIPVTTTECNQSLTQLSTLKTHQKIHTGDKAFLCTECNKSFTRLTGLKRYKVIHTGAKPFTCTECNKSFTQLSNLKTHQKIHTGAKPFTCTECNKSFTQLSNLKSHKMIHIGYKPFICTECNKSFTQRAYLQYHQRIHTGEKPYTCSECSKRFTRVSSLTKHQMIHTGYKPFTCAECNKSFTQLSALKRHQMIHTGYKPFTCTECNKSFTQISELKFHQRIHTGDKPFTCTECNKSFTRLSDLKRHQVIHTGYKPFVCTECNKSFIQVSHLKRHKMIHTGYKPFTCTECNKSFILFSELKVHQRIHIGDKPFTCTKCNNKSFTQLSDLKHHQRIHMEDKPYKCTECNKMFTQLSHLKYHQGIHMGDKPYTCTECNKSFTRLSDLKIHQRIHTIDKPYTCTECNKSFTRLSSLKNHQMIHTGYKAFKCTECNKSFIQLSHLQYHQRIHTGEKPYTCSECSKRFTRVSSLTKHQMIHTGYKPFTCTECNKSFTRLSSLKRHQVIHTGYKPFTCTECNNNFTSLSSLQYHQRIHKREKSFTLTEG